Below is a window of Pelagicoccus albus DNA.
ATCGAAGCGCCGATCGCGAAGAAGCCAGCATTACGGCCAGCCAAGAAGTAGTCGGAGGTATCGCTCTGATTTCGACCGGACCACCAGGCTATCAACCCGATTCCTACGAAATAGAGGGCGATAACCGCCCAGTCCATTGCTTGAAGTGTGCTTTCCATTGTTTGTTCCGATTCGTTTACTTAGAGCTAAACTTGTAGATGGTGGTCGTGTCGTAGACATCTCCTGGAGCCAAAAGCGTGCTTGGGAAGTTTGGCTGGTTTGGAGAGTCGGGATAGTGCTGAGTCTCGAGGCAGAACGCGCCGCGGTATTCGTAGCTCTTGCCAGACTGGCCAGTCATGGTCCCGTCCAAGAAGTTACCGCTGTAGAGCTGGATACCAGGCTCTTCGGTCATCACTTCCATCACGCGTCCAGTTGTGGGCTCGTAAACAGTAGCAGCCAAAGCCATAGAACCATCTTGGTTGTCGAGCACCCAATTGTGGTCGTATCCACCGCCAAATGACAGCTGTTCGTTCTCGTCGCCAATACGTGCGGAGAGCGTATGAGCTGTGGTGAAATCAAAAGGAGTACCCTTCACTGGGCGAAGCTCGCCAGTCGGGATCAAGCCTTTGTCCACAGGGGTGAACTTGCTGGCGTTGAGGGTGAACTCATGATCGACGATCGTGCCCTCTCCTTCTCCCTTGAGGTTGAAGTAAGCGTGATTGGTCAAGTTGACGTAAGTCTTCTTGTCGGTAGTGGCGTGGTAAGTGATTTTCAGTGAATCATCGTCCTGGAGCCAGTAGTGGACCGTAATATCCAAAGTGCCGGGGTAGCCTTCTTCTCCATCCTCGCTCAGATAGGTGAGCTTCAAACCTTCGATTCCGTCCTTCACAACGGGCTCAGCTGTCCAGACGACCTTGTCGTAACCGATTGTTCCTCCATGGAGGTGACAGGGGATGTCGCCAGGCATATCGTTCTTGGCCAGGTCGTAAGTTTCGCCATCGATCACGAACTGACCGTGAGCAATACGGTTTCCATAGCGACCGATTAAAGCGCCCTGGAAGCTGGAGTCCGCTTCGTATCCCGCGATGTCGGAGAAGCCTTGAACTACATCCGCGTAATTGCCATCGCGATCTGGAGCAGTCAGACGGGTGACTCTTCCTCCATAGGTGATGATGTCCACTTCCATGCCATTGGCATTGTCTAAAGTGTAAAGCGTGACCGGCTCTCCAGATTTGCTTGTTCCGAAGGCGCTGCTCTCAACTGTATCGGATTCGGCGGTACAGCTTGCTCCGACGAGCATGGCGCCGGATAGCGCGAGCAGCTGAAGCGATGTTTTTAATGAAGGTCCATTAGATCTCATAAGCTATTAATTGGTGTGTTAGGGGGGATATCAGTTGGGGTAAACCGACGCAGGACACGCGGCGCGATTTTGGCGATTTACACGAATAGACAAGGGAGAGTCAGAAACCGTTTCAGCTACACTCTGGCGGA
It encodes the following:
- a CDS encoding aldose epimerase family protein — protein: MRSNGPSLKTSLQLLALSGAMLVGASCTAESDTVESSAFGTSKSGEPVTLYTLDNANGMEVDIITYGGRVTRLTAPDRDGNYADVVQGFSDIAGYEADSSFQGALIGRYGNRIAHGQFVIDGETYDLAKNDMPGDIPCHLHGGTIGYDKVVWTAEPVVKDGIEGLKLTYLSEDGEEGYPGTLDITVHYWLQDDDSLKITYHATTDKKTYVNLTNHAYFNLKGEGEGTIVDHEFTLNASKFTPVDKGLIPTGELRPVKGTPFDFTTAHTLSARIGDENEQLSFGGGYDHNWVLDNQDGSMALAATVYEPTTGRVMEVMTEEPGIQLYSGNFLDGTMTGQSGKSYEYRGAFCLETQHYPDSPNQPNFPSTLLAPGDVYDTTTIYKFSSK